The Amycolatopsis umgeniensis DNA segment GTCAGGCCCAGCTGCGGGCCGATGACGTGCACGATGCCCTGTTCGGCGTCGCCCATCGGATGCAGCCGGACACCGAACTCCTTGCAGTTGTTGCGAAGGGTGTCGACCTGGGTGCGGGACACGGGATCCGCGATCGGCAGCTCGATGTCGATCGTCGGGACGTTGTGGTCCTCGGTCGCGATGGTGAGGTCGGGGCGGCGCAGTTTCCGGCCCGCCAGGCGGAGTCCGTCGAACGCCTGCGGGCTGGTGACCTCGTGCAGCAGGTGCAGATCGATGTAGAGCAGGTCGGGCTCGGCCCCCTCGCCGCGCCGCACCAGGTGCGACTCCCACACTTTCTCGGCCAGTGTCCGGGGCATTTCCGGCTCCTCACATGCGGTGAAATCGGTACTTCCCACCATCTGGACATCTCAAACTTCGGGAAGATAGTATCGGCTTGTGGGACAGCATAGCGGTATCGGAGTACTCGACAAGGCCGTGGCCGTGCTTCAGGCCGTGGCCGAAGATCCTTGTGGCCTGGCGGAACTGTGCACGCGGACGGGTTTGCCGCGCGCGACGGCGCACCGGCTCGCGGTCGGCCTCGAGGTGCATCGCCTGTTGCGCCGGGGCCCCGACGGGCGCTGGCGGCCGGGGACGGCGCTCGCGGAACTGGCGGGCGGCTCGACCGACCCGCTGCTCGACGCGGCGAGTTCGGTGCTGCCGAAATTGCGCGACATCACCGGGGAAAGCGTTCAGCTCTACCGTCGCGACGGCGTCCAGCGCGTCTGTGTTTCGACGGCGGAGCCGCCCAGCGGGCTCCGTGACACGGTGCCGATCGGTTCACGGCTGCCGATGACGGCGGGTTCCGGCGCGAAGGTCCTCGCCGCCTGGTCGGATCCGCATACGCAGCGGACGATCCTTTCCGAAGCCGTGTACGGGGAGCGCACACTGCTCGAAGTCCGCCGTCGCGGCTGGGCCCAGAGTGTGGCCGAACGGGAGCCGGGTGTGGCGAGTGTCTCGGCGCCGGTGCGGGATTCGACGGGCACCGTCGTCGCCGCGGTGTCGGTTTCCGGGCCCATCGAACGGATAGGGCGTAAGCCGGGGGCGCGCTGGGCCGCGGACCTCCTCGCCGCCGCGGACGCGCTCCAGGAGCGCCTCTGAGCCGTCCGGACGCATACGAAGGCCCCCTTGCCGCGGCAAGGGGGCCTTTGCGTGGGACCGGACCGTCCTATCAGAACTCGTCGGCTCGGGTGAGCTCGTGTTCGAGGGTGTCGGCACGCGTGACGAGGGACTTCAGCGGATGTTCGAACTCGTTCCGCAGGTTCAGGTCGACCAGCGGGATCGTGTGCTTGAGCAGGGCGACGCCGTCCACCACTGCCGCGCCGCCGACCGAATCACCGCCGGCCAGTTCGAGCAGGCGGCGCAGGTCGATCTTGTCCGCCCAGCCGACCGGGGACGAGATCTCCACCCACTCCGCGCCGTCGTGGTCGGGCAAGTGGTGCAAGGACACCTGCTGGCCGCGGCCGTCGCCGGTGTCGACCCGGAACCGGAGCCAGCCGTCCCGCTCTTCGAGCACCTCGTATCGCGCCCGGACGAAATTGATCACGCCTGCCCAGATGGACACCCTCGTCACCTCTCGGTTTCGCCGCCTCGTGCGCTGTCGAGCATGGCACATCCGGGGCGGGTTCGGCCGCCCGGATTGAGGCCTGCCATCGCCGGCGGCCGTGTCCTGCCAGGTGGCATGTCCGTGAAGGCCTCCTTCCCTACTCTCAAGGTAGGGAAGGAGGCCTTCACGGACACCCCGGCGCACCGGTTGGCCCGGAAGCATCAGTAGTCACAGCGAGGCCGCGTGAAGGACCCCTTCCCTCGGCTCAGCCGAGGAAACTCGACCTTCACGTATTTCACGGTATGCAGGGGTGTCGGCAGGGCTTCGGTGCGGAGAGGCTGTGACTCCCGTGACCCCAGTGACACCTGATGCACCCCACGAGGGCTAAAGCGGCGCCATGCGATAGCCAGAGCCTCGTACGGTGTGGATCAGCGGCGGATCCTTCAGCTTCCGCCTCAGCCGCGCGATCACAACGTCCAGCACGTTCGACGACGGATCCGCCATCTCGTCCCACGCGTACCGGATCAGTTCCCGCCGGGAGACCGGCCGTCCGGACGCGGCCATCAGCCGTTCCATGACGAGATACTCCTTGCGGGTCACGGTGAGCAGCACCCCCGCCCGCGAAAGCTGGTGCCTGCCGGTGTCGAGTTCGACGTCGGCGCAGCGCAGGATCGCCGCCTGCCCGGCCATGTCGCGACGGCACAGACTGCGCACCCTGGCGATCAGTTCCGGCATCGCGAACGGTTTCACCAGGTAGTCGCCACCACCGACGCGCAATCCGTCGATCCGGTCGGCGACGCTGTCGCGCGCGGTCAGGAACAGCACCGGAAGCGGCCATCCCGCGCCGCGCCGGTTTCGCACGTACAGCAGCGCGTCACCCGAGGGGAGCATCCTGTCGAACACCGCGCAGTCGTAGGCGTTCACCGACAGCGCCTCGTCGGCGCCGGGCAGATCGGCGGCGGTGTCCACCGCGAACCCGTCTCCGCGCAGGGCGAATTCCAGCGCCACCCGCAAGTTCTCGTCGTCTTCGGTCACCAGCACCCGCACACCGGCACGTTATCGTGCGATGGCGGCCTCCACGTCGGCCACGTGCAACCCGCGCAGTTCTTCGACGGCGGGCATCCGGCCCAGCAGCCGCAAACGTTGCGACTGCGCCTTGCGCACCTTCTCGAACAGCCGACGCGCGTCCCGCGCGTTGCCGAAGTTGACCTCGCCCGCGACGAGCCGGAAATGCTCGGTCAGCACCGGGGCGGCCCCGGGATCGAGTTCGTAGTCCCCCGCCGACGCCATCCGCCCGAAGATGGCGAGCAGCTCGCCGGGGCTGTAGTTCTCGAACTCGATCGTCTTGCCGAACCGGGAGGCGAGACCGGGGTTGGCGTTGAGGAAGTCGACCATCTCACCGGTGTAGCCCGCCACGATCACCGCCACCTCGTCGCGATGCTCCTCCATCAACGGGACCAGGGTGTCGATCGCTTCCTGGCCGAAATCGCCGCCCGAACCGGCGAGCCGCGAAAGCGTGTACGCCTCGTCGATGAACAGGACGCCGCCCTTGGCTTCCTCGAACACTGTCGCGGTCTTCTCCGCGGTGTGCCCGATGTACTGCCCGACGAGATCCCGGCGGGAAACCTCACGGAACTGGCCGATCGGCAGGACTCCCAGCGCCTTCAGCAGTTTCCCGTAGATCCGCGCGACCGTCGTCTTCCCGGTACCCGGCGCGCCCGCGAAGATCAGATGGTGGCCCGCGGCGCCGATCGGCAACCCGGCCCGGCGCCGCCATTCGTTGACCTGCAACTCGTCGACCAGCGCGCGGACCTCCTCCTTCACCCCGGGAAGACCGATCATCGCGTCGAGTTCGGCGAGCATCTCGTCCAACGCGGCGTCCCCCGACCCGCCCGGATCCTTGGCCTCGGCGATCGTCGGCGTCGCGCCCTCGGCGATCGCGATCGCGGGTTCCGCGGTGTTGCCGACCCGGCAAGCGGAGATCTCACCACCGCAGCCGGAAGCGAACGAAATCCCCGAGCTTCGTGTGTCGGTGATCGAGCACCGCTCGAGTACCGGCGATCCGTGGTGCGCCACGGCGATGCCCTCGTGCCCGGTGTGCGAGATCACGCAGTCTTCGATGACCGGCCGGGCGTACTGGTAGACGTAGACGCCCCGCAGCCCGCAGCCGGTCACCGTGCAGCCGGTCACGACCGGATCGGCGCCCTGTCCGAGCGTGATCCCGTCCCCCATCACGTCTTCGACGGTGGTGTCCTCGATCCTGCCGGGCGCGCCGTCGACGAGGATCCCCTGTTCCGCCGCCGAGATCACGCAACCGGACAGGGTGAACGCCGTCGTCCCGCGGATCGCGACCGCCGGTCCGCGCCCGCCGGAGACGGTGCACCGCCGGACGGCCAGTTCCGTGTCGTCGGCCTGGATCGCCGACGCGCCGCCCGCCAGGATTTCGATCCCTTTCAGGACGAGCGCTCCACCGGTGGTGCGGAACACGGGCCGGTCGGCGCCGCGGCCGTCGACGACGACGGTGGCGCCTTCCACCGCGGCGAGGGTCACTCGCAGGCGGGTCAGTTCGACGGTTTCCGCGTATTCGCCGCCCGCGATGGTGATGACGGCGCCGTCGGGCGCCTCCGCCAAGGCGTCGCCGATGGTCTGATACGCGCCGGGCCTGCGCGCCACCAGCAGGACACGGCCGGGAGTCGAGGTGGTCATCAGCCCGCCTTGGCCATCAGCCAGCCGCGGTCGACGGCTTTGGCGCCGGCCTGGAACCGGCTGCGGGCACCGAGCCGGTTCATGATGTCGGCGACCATCCGGCGCACCGTGCGCACCGAGACGCCGAGCCGCGCGGCGGCGGATTCGTCGGTCGTGCCGGAGAAGAGCAGCGTCAGCAACTCCTGCTCGCGGCAGGTCAGCATCGAAGCGTCCTCGGGCTCCGCGAGGTCCAGCGGGACGAGCGGAGCGGCGGCCTGCCAGATCCGCTCGAACAGGCCGACCGTCGCGGTGACCACACCGGGCAGCCGGAACACCGCGGACCCGGCCTGCCTGCCGTCCGCGGGCAGGACCACCGAGGTCCGGTCGAGCACCAGCGCGTCCATCGGGATCTCGGCGTCG contains these protein-coding regions:
- a CDS encoding IclR family transcriptional regulator, whose protein sequence is MGQHSGIGVLDKAVAVLQAVAEDPCGLAELCTRTGLPRATAHRLAVGLEVHRLLRRGPDGRWRPGTALAELAGGSTDPLLDAASSVLPKLRDITGESVQLYRRDGVQRVCVSTAEPPSGLRDTVPIGSRLPMTAGSGAKVLAAWSDPHTQRTILSEAVYGERTLLEVRRRGWAQSVAEREPGVASVSAPVRDSTGTVVAAVSVSGPIERIGRKPGARWAADLLAAADALQERL
- a CDS encoding winged helix-turn-helix domain-containing protein, with protein sequence MRVLVTEDDENLRVALEFALRGDGFAVDTAADLPGADEALSVNAYDCAVFDRMLPSGDALLYVRNRRGAGWPLPVLFLTARDSVADRIDGLRVGGGDYLVKPFAMPELIARVRSLCRRDMAGQAAILRCADVELDTGRHQLSRAGVLLTVTRKEYLVMERLMAASGRPVSRRELIRYAWDEMADPSSNVLDVVIARLRRKLKDPPLIHTVRGSGYRMAPL
- a CDS encoding right-handed parallel beta-helix repeat-containing protein; the encoded protein is MTTSTPGRVLLVARRPGAYQTIGDALAEAPDGAVITIAGGEYAETVELTRLRVTLAAVEGATVVVDGRGADRPVFRTTGGALVLKGIEILAGGASAIQADDTELAVRRCTVSGGRGPAVAIRGTTAFTLSGCVISAAEQGILVDGAPGRIEDTTVEDVMGDGITLGQGADPVVTGCTVTGCGLRGVYVYQYARPVIEDCVISHTGHEGIAVAHHGSPVLERCSITDTRSSGISFASGCGGEISACRVGNTAEPAIAIAEGATPTIAEAKDPGGSGDAALDEMLAELDAMIGLPGVKEEVRALVDELQVNEWRRRAGLPIGAAGHHLIFAGAPGTGKTTVARIYGKLLKALGVLPIGQFREVSRRDLVGQYIGHTAEKTATVFEEAKGGVLFIDEAYTLSRLAGSGGDFGQEAIDTLVPLMEEHRDEVAVIVAGYTGEMVDFLNANPGLASRFGKTIEFENYSPGELLAIFGRMASAGDYELDPGAAPVLTEHFRLVAGEVNFGNARDARRLFEKVRKAQSQRLRLLGRMPAVEELRGLHVADVEAAIAR
- a CDS encoding helix-turn-helix transcriptional regulator; translation: MTVQTGQLSLVVGAGPARDRTGLGELLAEATGEVLVMSTGTDSAFQRIALANVRPGVRHKVLFPDSARMSGALNRLSRAGAEVRTDAEIPMDALVLDRTSVVLPADGRQAGSAVFRLPGVVTATVGLFERIWQAAAPLVPLDLAEPEDASMLTCREQELLTLLFSGTTDESAAARLGVSVRTVRRMVADIMNRLGARSRFQAGAKAVDRGWLMAKAG